The genome window CTCTGCTCTCTCTTCATATACAATACCCACGAATATTCTACGACTAATTAAACACTTGCAATTAAACCCTCTCTTCTCCAAATTTTGTGCTAACAACTCATCGATCGATCCCACACAAACTAAATTTATTATGGGAGATTTGGAAACTTTGGCCAAAGCAAGAAGAGAACTAGAAGATTTGTATCTTGGAGTTCCTGATGCTTCTGTCAACCTTACTTTTGAAGACCTTTCTAAAGTCATGATGTCTGATGTTTCTGAACCTTTGCCTAATTCATCACTTACCAAATTGCCCAGCTTAGACTTTAACAGAGCTTttgaaaatattgttattgaaaataattatcaTACTAATAATCATGTTTATCAAGATTACCGTCGCGCGCAAAACCATGGTCACCATGTCATGAAGGAGAATGACATGTTGCATGGACGCCATAGTGACCGTCACCATAATCTTCATCATGGTTATGGCGGCCATGGAGGTTATCATCATCGTGAAATGGATGGACATGGAAATCATCATGGGCATGTCGTCGGAGGTCATTATCCTTACGGCTCACATGGGAGGATGCATGTAGTAGGGAACAGCATGAGTTATGATCATGACATGAGTCAAATGAGTGGGATAAGCACGGTATCCACGGGCGGGCGTCATTACCCGGGACGGCGGCGACCAGGGATTCCTCACTCCAATATTTGTACAATTTGCACCACCTACATCTACCTCTTTCGTCACCGCTGTCTGGTTAGACTTATCTTTATTCATATCCAAGTTTGCACCGTTTACATAATTTTGTCACTTAAGTATAAAATAATACTCCATCCTTTTAACCCATTTGAttgggcacgaaatttaagaaaaaaaagaagacttttaaacttATGGTATAAAAtgagaaatatatattttgtgtggctataaattattACATAAAGGTATATTATTtctaaataaagaaaaaaaattattcttttttGGCATGAACCATAAAGGAAATAAGTTAacgtaaattgaaacggatggttATCATATATTAAACTATACTGTTTTTGTAATAGTTCTTATAAACTCAAATCCCACATCATATAAACCTTACGGCTTGTTCGGTTGGTTTGATAAGAGTTTTGATCTCCACATAGAATCCAAATCTTCAAATAACTTCTCTCTAAGCCAGACGTCCCTTAAGTGAAGTATATCTATTTTTCCAAGCATTCACAAACTTGGTTTAGTTATATGTCCCATAAGTTAAAAATCTGGAAAATAATAGGGATTTCTACATAAACAGCTAGTCGGCTGTTTATTTTTCTTAACcaatatacatagattataactgAGCATAaatgattatacacatattatatataaattaaaaatatattatatatcagtgagctatttttaatttaaatggtTGGGTAGAAGACTATTTAAGTAAACTCTTCAAAACTATATGTATAGCAGGTATGTGGAAGAGCCTACTGCAGGC of Nicotiana tomentosiformis chromosome 7, ASM39032v3, whole genome shotgun sequence contains these proteins:
- the LOC104116357 gene encoding uncharacterized protein isoform X2; the encoded protein is MGDLETLAKARRELEDLYLGVPDASVNLTFEDLSKVMMSDVSEPLPNSSLTKLPSLDFNRAFENIVIENNYHTNNHVYQDYRRAQNHGHHVMKENDMLHGRHSDRHHNLHHGYGGHGGYHHREMDGHGNHHGHVVGGHYPYGSHGRMHVVGNSMSYDHDMSQMSGISTVSTGGRHYPGRRRPGIPHSNICTICTTYIYLFRHRCLVCGRAYCRQCVRMGMGEMPEGRKCVECLGKRFSQRYIKRAGEMGCCMGYPSRVKQQELIWAEKGPRRVVAGQSSMMMSTSRSPSPIMAHSLMGSPYSPYSSSPHHPLPL
- the LOC104116357 gene encoding uncharacterized protein isoform X1, which encodes MGDLETLAKARRELEDLYLGVPDASVNLTFEDLSKVMMSDVSEPLPNSSLTKLPSLDFNRAFENIVIENNYHTNNHVYQDYRRAQNHGHHVMKENDMLHGRHSDRHHNLHHGYGGHGGYHHREMDGHGNHHGHVVGGHYPYGSHGRMHVVGNSMSYDHDMSQMSGISTVSTGGRHYPGRRRPGIPHSNICTICTTYIYLFRHRCLQVCGRAYCRQCVRMGMGEMPEGRKCVECLGKRFSQRYIKRAGEMGCCMGYPSRVKQQELIWAEKGPRRVVAGQSSMMMSTSRSPSPIMAHSLMGSPYSPYSSSPHHPLPL